The Solibacillus daqui genome has a segment encoding these proteins:
- a CDS encoding dynamin family protein yields the protein MTEQLFSLQNSIDNQTTLQQFIERLKPLHVILSQNTYVKDMTNRLNRIIEDASSQPIMLFLGKERVGKTTLINSLLGRSLLEDSKNEPTHVNAFIKYGEQECIKAIFLDGMVATFDISKLNLLTVSTNECAEIIREHIDYLEIYIKHDLLKDVTIIDSIGLEVGANNTAYFSQSLLQRVDEVFFVLRAGSSATEDEVNFIKKLNTLGVTANLVINGIDQLDHKVESFIEKEKNVYGEYIGHSVAVSALNALQSRKTNNSQLLIDSRITQLTQLIQNLANNQQKKTRHVVELFINWLERFRKEVELIPFREPYVSAFANVEQYSSDFDLEFTRKQRDLALISAYEEEYASVSNVFKGVQTLYQLLQKLASDLYLRDPLVEKYEEIAVLYQKNVRDYRKLHVDYTMEYARLEKQYKKQTHQNLAFPIPREETQGVFLERINSLNKIQSQLTERLELIGKYEEFVRNNLYVIQNRLNELAKKRLSIIQGQVSDLNIQRKRERTYLKSYADKLTEFNCIIEAQSFLMDAILPYLLEQQLPISEQEKAHIRNTIECICATDLTHQALYKRLNIADTDDLLTQMDIDAKFKLIGLSLTEADILSEIPELPNVIEQ from the coding sequence ATGACAGAACAATTATTTTCACTACAAAACTCAATTGATAATCAAACGACATTACAACAATTTATCGAACGCTTAAAGCCGCTCCATGTAATTTTGTCGCAAAATACATATGTGAAAGATATGACAAATAGACTAAATCGTATTATTGAAGATGCTAGTAGCCAACCAATAATGTTGTTTTTAGGAAAAGAGCGAGTAGGTAAAACGACACTAATCAATAGTCTATTAGGTAGAAGCTTATTAGAAGATAGTAAAAACGAACCAACCCATGTGAATGCTTTTATCAAATATGGTGAGCAGGAATGTATTAAAGCAATATTTTTAGATGGGATGGTTGCAACTTTTGATATCTCGAAGTTAAATTTGTTAACGGTTTCTACAAACGAATGTGCTGAAATTATTCGCGAGCATATTGATTACCTAGAAATCTATATTAAACATGATTTATTGAAAGATGTGACGATTATAGACTCAATTGGACTTGAGGTAGGAGCAAATAATACCGCATATTTCTCGCAAAGTTTATTACAGCGTGTGGATGAAGTGTTTTTCGTGTTGCGTGCTGGTTCTTCAGCAACAGAAGATGAAGTGAATTTTATTAAAAAGCTAAATACATTAGGTGTTACTGCAAATCTGGTAATTAATGGGATTGATCAATTGGATCATAAAGTAGAAAGTTTCATTGAAAAAGAGAAAAATGTGTACGGTGAATATATTGGACATAGTGTTGCTGTTTCGGCGTTAAATGCCTTACAAAGCCGTAAAACGAATAACTCCCAATTATTAATTGATTCACGGATTACACAGCTTACGCAATTAATTCAAAACTTAGCGAACAATCAACAAAAGAAAACGCGCCATGTTGTAGAGCTATTTATTAATTGGTTAGAGCGTTTTCGTAAAGAAGTAGAATTAATTCCGTTCCGTGAACCATATGTTTCGGCTTTTGCGAATGTGGAGCAATATAGCTCAGATTTTGACTTAGAATTTACACGTAAACAACGAGACCTTGCATTGATTTCAGCGTATGAAGAAGAATACGCAAGTGTTAGTAACGTATTTAAAGGCGTCCAAACTCTCTATCAATTGCTACAAAAATTAGCAAGTGATTTGTATTTACGTGATCCATTAGTAGAGAAATATGAAGAAATCGCTGTATTATATCAAAAGAATGTCCGAGATTATCGCAAGCTGCATGTGGATTATACGATGGAATATGCACGCTTAGAAAAACAATATAAAAAGCAAACACATCAAAACTTAGCTTTCCCAATTCCACGAGAAGAAACGCAAGGGGTTTTTTTAGAACGAATCAACTCATTAAACAAAATCCAATCACAGCTTACTGAAAGGTTAGAGCTTATCGGTAAATATGAGGAATTCGTACGTAATAATTTATATGTAATTCAAAATCGTTTAAATGAGCTTGCAAAGAAACGTCTTTCTATTATTCAAGGACAAGTAAGCGACTTAAATATTCAGCGTAAACGTGAACGCACATATTTAAAATCCTATGCTGATAAATTAACGGAGTTTAATTGTATTATAGAAGCGCAAAGTTTTTTAATGGATGCAATTTTACCATATTTACTTGAGCAACAGTTGCCAATTTCTGAACAAGAAAAAGCGCATATTCGTAATACGATTGAATGTATTTGTGCGACTGATCTGACACATCAGGCGCTGTATAAACGTTTAAATATTGCCGATACAGATGATCTATTGACACAAATGGATATTGATGCGAAATTTAAATTAATCGGGCTTAGCTTAACGGAAGCAGACATTCTCTCTGAAATTCCTGAATTACCAAACGTGATTGAACAATAA
- a CDS encoding SulP family inorganic anion transporter has translation MHTFRQQWFGNIRADILAGLVVALALIPEAIAFSILAGVDPMVGLYASFVIAVTISFVGGRPAMISAATGAMAIVIVTLVKDYGLHYLLAATILTGIIQIIFGMLKIARLMKFIPNAVMIGFVNSLAILVFIAQMPHFIGGDLYTWVFLLTTIALIYGIPYLIKGIPAPLIAVVILSVVAFYSGVKLNTVGDMGSISQTLPSFFVPNIPFTFETLMIILPYSLALAIVGLVESLLTASILDDMTSSESDKNKEARGQGIANVINGFFGGMAGCAMIGQSIINVKTGARGRLSTFVAGAFLMFLILVLGDYVVQIPMPVLAGVMVVVCITQFDWQSFKYAVTAPKKDVFVMLLTIAVVLYTHNLALGVVAGIVVSALFFVNEISRVKISHNGSIYYVSGQLFFASTESFINYFKTQMITDSHIMIDFTNCKVWDDSAIGALMKVKEQLKEKGITINYQNIDETGKQLVRKLTGTTMFD, from the coding sequence ATGCACACATTTCGACAGCAATGGTTTGGAAATATACGTGCCGATATACTAGCTGGTTTAGTTGTCGCACTTGCACTTATTCCCGAAGCGATTGCTTTTTCTATTTTAGCTGGTGTTGATCCAATGGTAGGACTTTATGCGTCGTTTGTTATTGCGGTGACGATAAGTTTTGTTGGTGGTCGTCCAGCTATGATTTCTGCTGCTACTGGGGCAATGGCGATTGTTATTGTAACATTAGTAAAGGATTACGGGCTGCACTATTTATTAGCAGCAACGATTTTAACTGGTATTATTCAAATTATTTTCGGAATGCTGAAAATCGCCCGTCTTATGAAGTTCATTCCAAATGCGGTCATGATAGGCTTTGTGAACTCTTTAGCCATTTTAGTATTCATCGCACAGATGCCACACTTTATTGGTGGTGACTTGTACACCTGGGTGTTTTTATTGACAACAATCGCATTAATCTATGGAATTCCATATCTTATTAAAGGGATTCCTGCCCCACTTATCGCGGTTGTAATTTTATCGGTTGTTGCATTCTATTCTGGTGTAAAATTAAATACAGTTGGTGACATGGGTTCGATTTCGCAGACATTACCGTCATTTTTCGTTCCAAATATTCCATTTACATTTGAAACATTGATGATTATTTTACCGTATTCATTGGCTTTAGCCATTGTTGGATTGGTTGAATCCCTCTTAACTGCATCAATTTTGGATGACATGACATCAAGTGAAAGTGATAAAAATAAGGAAGCACGTGGTCAAGGGATTGCCAATGTGATTAATGGCTTCTTCGGTGGTATGGCAGGATGTGCGATGATTGGTCAATCGATTATCAACGTTAAAACTGGCGCACGTGGTCGTTTATCAACATTTGTTGCGGGTGCATTTTTAATGTTTTTAATTTTAGTGCTAGGAGACTATGTCGTACAAATTCCGATGCCAGTGTTAGCTGGTGTCATGGTTGTTGTCTGTATTACACAGTTTGATTGGCAATCGTTTAAATATGCAGTAACCGCACCGAAAAAGGATGTCTTTGTCATGCTACTCACAATTGCCGTTGTCCTATATACACATAACTTAGCATTAGGTGTTGTTGCCGGTATCGTTGTTAGTGCGCTATTTTTTGTCAATGAAATCTCACGTGTGAAAATCTCGCACAATGGTTCAATCTATTATGTAAGTGGTCAATTGTTCTTTGCCTCTACGGAAAGCTTTATTAACTATTTTAAAACGCAAATGATTACAGATTCACACATTATGATTGATTTTACGAATTGTAAAGTGTGGGATGATTCTGCGATTGGTGCATTAATGAAGGTAAAAGAGCAACTGAAAGAGAAAGGGATTACTATAAACTACCAGAACATTGACGAAACTGGTAAGCAATTAGTAAGGAAATTAACTGGTACAACAATGTTTGATTAG
- a CDS encoding universal stress protein, with protein MYQHILLAADGSENSIRAAKEALKIAKVSPNCKVTIIFVIDLEKVKTEVLYASSIESLYMARRQKLLPIEQLFKAEHIHVHLEMIHGIPGPEIIKFANGQNVDLVIIGSRGLNGLQEMVLGSVSHKVIKRVNCPAMIVK; from the coding sequence ATGTATCAACATATTTTACTTGCGGCTGACGGCTCTGAAAATTCTATACGCGCTGCGAAAGAAGCTTTAAAAATTGCAAAAGTAAGCCCAAATTGCAAAGTGACGATTATATTTGTCATTGATTTGGAAAAGGTAAAAACAGAAGTTCTCTATGCAAGTTCAATTGAGAGTTTATATATGGCACGCCGTCAAAAGCTTTTACCCATTGAACAATTATTTAAAGCAGAACACATTCATGTTCATTTAGAGATGATTCATGGTATTCCTGGCCCAGAAATTATTAAATTTGCAAACGGTCAAAACGTTGATTTAGTAATTATCGGCAGCCGAGGTTTAAATGGCTTACAAGAGATGGTTTTAGGCAGTGTTTCACATAAGGTAATAAAGCGTGTCAACTGCCCTGCGATGATTGTGAAATAA
- a CDS encoding TetR/AcrR family transcriptional regulator: protein MTKAKLMHAAFHNFGKHGYNGGSLAQIADEIGIKKQSIYTYFKSKDDLYLAIFEEALQFELAFMKASMTSNVQQPIEQKLLPLLQQVEQRMEQYVETKFFIRTLYLTPQHLEQTLNKQAYYYLDYLEQLFKDYFSTQHIKVSAEDAAISFLALLDSLYVEMLYGGNERFLKRLQASWKIFYKGITN from the coding sequence ATGACAAAAGCAAAACTGATGCATGCAGCATTTCATAACTTTGGTAAACATGGCTATAACGGCGGTTCCCTAGCACAAATTGCAGACGAGATTGGCATTAAAAAACAATCGATCTACACATACTTCAAAAGTAAAGATGATTTGTATCTAGCCATTTTTGAGGAAGCACTTCAATTTGAACTCGCATTTATGAAAGCCTCTATGACGAGTAATGTACAACAACCTATTGAACAAAAATTATTGCCATTGTTACAGCAAGTAGAACAGCGCATGGAGCAATATGTCGAGACAAAATTTTTTATTCGCACATTGTATTTAACTCCACAGCATTTAGAACAAACATTAAATAAACAAGCGTACTATTATTTAGACTACTTGGAACAATTATTTAAAGATTATTTCAGTACACAGCATATTAAGGTTAGCGCGGAAGATGCAGCAATTAGCTTTTTAGCATTGTTAGATAGTCTATATGTTGAAATGCTGTATGGCGGAAATGAACGATTCTTAAAACGTTTGCAAGCGAGCTGGAAAATCTTTTATAAAGGAATAACAAATTAA
- a CDS encoding DUF2785 domain-containing protein, which translates to MYAEEYYQIFELSIEARKQYIEKHPLVMKHVLQNVGHDQAKLRDQLNYRLFIQLLSENVLSKTTIHDFVDELSTIKGLVFNIGEKQTNSVFLRSYAALFLAAIVNADRQLQYLTDEQFELITQNAISLLAKEQDLRSFVSAEHGWAHSIANCSELLCAIIQHPKFQIRHTAQILQAIRTNIWKGYVFQDDEEERFCNIIEALLSKGIDEELFIEWIEQLFDRLQMVAYEQGYDAIWFKARTNQLNIAKTLYFYLKFANRNDKLRGIVSIFIQRWIKLN; encoded by the coding sequence TTGTACGCAGAAGAATATTATCAAATTTTTGAGCTATCGATAGAAGCACGTAAACAGTATATTGAAAAACATCCATTAGTTATGAAGCATGTATTACAAAACGTAGGACATGATCAAGCTAAATTACGTGATCAATTGAATTATCGTTTATTTATTCAATTATTATCAGAAAATGTATTATCTAAAACAACAATTCATGACTTTGTTGACGAACTTTCTACTATTAAGGGGTTAGTTTTTAATATTGGAGAAAAGCAAACGAACAGTGTATTTTTGCGTTCTTATGCAGCGTTATTTTTAGCTGCGATTGTGAATGCTGACCGTCAGTTACAGTATTTAACAGATGAACAATTTGAATTGATAACACAAAATGCTATTTCACTTTTGGCAAAAGAACAAGATTTACGAAGTTTTGTTAGTGCGGAGCATGGCTGGGCCCATAGTATTGCAAACTGTAGTGAATTATTGTGCGCTATCATTCAGCATCCAAAATTTCAAATTCGTCATACTGCGCAAATCTTACAAGCGATTCGCACGAACATTTGGAAAGGATATGTATTCCAAGATGATGAAGAAGAACGTTTCTGCAATATTATTGAAGCGTTATTATCAAAAGGGATAGATGAGGAGCTATTCATTGAGTGGATTGAACAATTGTTTGATCGCTTGCAAATGGTTGCGTATGAGCAAGGTTATGATGCGATTTGGTTTAAAGCACGTACTAACCAATTAAACATTGCAAAAACACTTTACTTCTATTTAAAATTTGCGAATCGAAATGACAAATTACGTGGGATTGTATCCATCTTTATTCAACGCTGGATTAAATTAAATTAA
- a CDS encoding DNA-3-methyladenine glycosylase I, whose product MERCAWVKLDEPVYVKYHDEEWGVPVYDDQKLFEMLCLEGAQAGLNWLTILKRREGYRAAFDGFDVEKILNYDDAKLAVLKEDERIIRNRLKIASVVTNAKSYINMQQKHGSFANYIWSFVDGKPIINHWERIEDVPATTEISDRMSKQLKKDGFKFVGSTICYAFMQAVGMVNDHTKNCHCYQK is encoded by the coding sequence ATGGAACGTTGTGCTTGGGTGAAATTAGATGAACCAGTATATGTGAAGTATCATGATGAAGAATGGGGTGTACCTGTTTATGATGATCAAAAATTATTTGAAATGCTTTGCTTAGAAGGCGCACAGGCAGGGCTCAATTGGCTAACTATTTTAAAACGTCGAGAGGGATATCGTGCTGCTTTTGATGGGTTCGATGTTGAAAAAATCTTGAACTATGATGATGCAAAGCTTGCAGTGTTAAAAGAAGATGAACGCATCATTCGTAATCGTTTAAAAATAGCGAGCGTTGTTACAAACGCCAAAAGCTATATTAATATGCAACAAAAGCATGGCTCGTTTGCGAACTATATTTGGTCGTTTGTTGATGGGAAGCCTATCATTAATCATTGGGAGCGAATTGAAGATGTACCAGCAACAACTGAGATTAGTGACCGTATGAGTAAACAATTGAAAAAGGATGGGTTCAAATTTGTAGGTAGTACAATTTGTTATGCTTTCATGCAAGCTGTAGGAATGGTAAATGATCATACGAAAAATTGTCACTGTTATCAAAAGTAA
- the yfkAB gene encoding radical SAM/CxCxxxxC motif protein YfkAB produces MTTLKEITPSYDPWEAYLDIEKHGGLTLSNIEFTTTTLCNMRCAHCAVGYTLQTKDPDALPIELILQRLDEIPHLKTISITGGEPMMSRKSVREYVLPLLKYAHERGVRTQMNSNLTIDGERYLEIAPYLDVLHISHNWGTIEEFVETGFAMMERKPTFDQRAALFQRMIDNSRMLAENGVMVSAETMLNKKTLPYLEHIHHQIINEMKCARHEVHPMYPSDFASALSSLSLEETRNAINHLLDIRDENTWMLFGTLPFYPCIPSEKDQQLLSRLRQAKKVTLRNDPDGRSRLNVNIFTGDVIVTDFGDTPALGNIKTDSLPDVFNKWMNTDLAKSLNCHCPAVKCLGPNVLVKNMYYEDQQFVSDSVKEVQIVSK; encoded by the coding sequence ATGACGACGTTAAAAGAAATTACACCAAGTTACGATCCATGGGAAGCTTACTTAGATATTGAAAAGCATGGGGGCTTAACATTATCCAATATTGAATTTACAACCACTACATTATGTAATATGCGCTGTGCTCACTGTGCTGTCGGCTATACATTACAAACAAAAGACCCCGACGCATTACCAATCGAATTAATTTTACAGAGATTAGATGAAATACCACACTTAAAAACAATCTCAATAACTGGTGGTGAGCCGATGATGAGTCGCAAATCGGTTCGAGAATATGTATTACCGTTATTAAAATATGCGCATGAACGCGGCGTTCGAACGCAAATGAACTCGAATTTAACAATTGATGGTGAACGCTACCTTGAAATTGCACCTTATTTAGATGTACTCCATATTTCTCATAACTGGGGCACGATTGAAGAATTTGTCGAAACAGGCTTTGCAATGATGGAACGAAAACCAACATTTGACCAACGTGCCGCGCTTTTCCAACGCATGATTGACAACTCGCGTATGCTTGCGGAAAACGGTGTCATGGTATCAGCCGAAACAATGTTAAATAAAAAAACATTGCCCTACTTAGAGCATATTCACCACCAAATTATCAATGAGATGAAATGCGCTCGTCATGAGGTACACCCAATGTACCCTTCAGACTTTGCTAGTGCGCTATCATCGCTTTCATTAGAAGAAACACGTAACGCGATTAACCATTTACTCGACATTCGTGATGAAAATACATGGATGCTTTTCGGTACTTTACCGTTCTATCCTTGCATCCCTTCTGAAAAAGACCAGCAATTATTATCACGCTTACGTCAAGCAAAAAAAGTAACATTGCGTAATGATCCAGATGGCCGCTCACGCTTGAATGTCAATATCTTTACTGGTGATGTCATTGTAACGGATTTCGGCGATACACCCGCGTTAGGTAATATTAAAACCGATTCACTACCTGATGTTTTTAACAAATGGATGAACACAGATTTAGCAAAGAGCTTAAACTGCCATTGCCCTGCTGTAAAATGCCTTGGTCCAAACGTTTTAGTGAAAAATATGTACTATGAAGACCAACAATTTGTTAGCGATTCAGTTAAAGAAGTTCAAATTGTATCAAAATAA
- a CDS encoding vWA domain-containing protein, with protein MERKNISIGHEVSRLLPIELANYVMDHSKKDFLRRFSESQTLVFDTKGKDRKGKGPIIICMDESSSMTSIKEHSKAFCIALLTIAKKQKRDFAIIPFASTVGDVQVFRKGQATTQDLLTFSNSFLGGGTNYEQPLRESLNILLQSEFNEADILFVTDGSSFLSTHFIDEFNATKKKKQFECTAVILTNLFNTVDVNLVNKFSDRVIEVNELFDAGDVFVL; from the coding sequence ATGGAACGTAAAAATATTTCGATTGGACATGAAGTTTCGAGACTTTTACCAATAGAGTTAGCGAATTACGTCATGGACCATAGTAAGAAGGATTTTTTACGCCGTTTTAGTGAGTCACAAACGCTTGTTTTTGATACAAAAGGCAAGGATCGTAAAGGAAAAGGACCAATTATTATTTGCATGGATGAAAGTAGCTCCATGACTTCAATTAAAGAGCATAGTAAGGCCTTTTGTATTGCGCTTCTTACAATTGCTAAAAAACAAAAACGTGATTTTGCTATTATTCCATTTGCTAGTACTGTTGGTGATGTTCAAGTTTTTCGTAAAGGACAAGCAACTACGCAAGACTTACTTACATTTAGTAATAGTTTTTTAGGAGGTGGAACAAATTATGAGCAGCCATTACGAGAGTCACTTAACATTCTATTGCAAAGTGAGTTTAATGAAGCGGATATTTTATTCGTTACAGATGGCTCGAGTTTTTTATCGACACACTTTATTGACGAATTCAATGCGACTAAAAAGAAAAAACAATTTGAATGCACAGCTGTCATTTTAACAAATTTATTTAATACGGTTGATGTCAATTTGGTCAATAAATTTTCGGACCGTGTCATCGAAGTAAATGAATTATTCGATGCAGGAGATGTATTCGTTTTATAG
- a CDS encoding AAA family ATPase, whose translation MSKQLQNIQHKLNERFYDREEEIEALLTALLSKQHLLFIGPAGTGKSVLSSMLGEIVEESCYFQHLLTPFSTPEELFGVLSLKDLEQGVYKRNVSNMLPEAHFAFIDEIFKANSAILNSLLTLINERIYYNNGVPIPAPLMTIVGSSNEYIEEGEGLEALFDRFLLRYEVNYIREQDTFIEMLKDQNPRHIPKMTMQELCEHQTRVANITISDTIYQAIAKIRQSLQDIGIRPSDRRFKQSLSILRAKAYLSGRSEVIRADLIIMANILWETIDQKNATQEIINETAFDTVDAFIHRTTTEFETILMTAQNMMLLKTPHARTQLSHLLMQGKTLYIEVENMNRQIPNRPELQHLKTDIHKRLLQMTSDVIGF comes from the coding sequence TTGTCTAAGCAATTACAAAACATTCAACATAAGTTAAATGAGCGTTTTTATGACCGTGAAGAAGAGATTGAAGCGTTACTTACCGCACTACTTTCTAAACAACATCTGTTATTTATTGGACCTGCTGGAACTGGGAAAAGTGTGCTGTCATCAATGCTTGGAGAGATTGTTGAGGAGAGTTGCTACTTTCAGCATTTGTTGACACCATTTAGTACACCGGAAGAATTATTTGGGGTATTGTCATTAAAAGATTTAGAGCAAGGAGTATATAAACGCAATGTCTCGAACATGCTACCGGAAGCGCATTTTGCATTTATCGATGAAATTTTCAAAGCCAATTCAGCAATTTTAAACTCATTACTAACATTAATTAACGAGCGCATTTACTATAATAACGGCGTACCCATTCCTGCACCGCTGATGACAATTGTCGGTTCTTCTAATGAATATATTGAAGAAGGGGAAGGTCTAGAAGCATTATTTGACCGATTTTTACTGCGCTATGAAGTGAACTATATTCGTGAACAAGATACATTTATTGAGATGCTAAAGGACCAAAATCCTAGGCATATTCCGAAAATGACAATGCAAGAACTGTGTGAACATCAAACCCGTGTTGCTAACATCACAATATCTGATACGATCTATCAAGCAATCGCGAAAATTCGTCAGTCACTTCAAGATATAGGAATTCGTCCATCTGACCGTCGTTTCAAGCAATCGCTTTCAATTTTACGCGCAAAAGCATATTTATCAGGTCGCTCAGAAGTAATACGCGCAGATTTAATTATTATGGCCAATATTTTATGGGAAACGATTGATCAAAAAAATGCGACTCAAGAAATTATTAACGAAACGGCATTTGATACAGTCGATGCGTTTATCCATCGAACTACGACAGAATTTGAAACAATTTTAATGACAGCTCAAAATATGATGCTTCTTAAAACGCCCCATGCTCGTACGCAGCTTAGCCATTTATTAATGCAAGGTAAAACGTTATACATTGAAGTAGAAAATATGAACCGACAAATACCAAATCGTCCAGAGTTACAACATTTAAAAACGGATATTCACAAGCGCTTATTACAAATGACGTCGGATGTTATCGGTTTTTAA
- a CDS encoding right-handed parallel beta-helix repeat-containing protein: MPIIKVSTSVFSMIKTVERAVQKANYGDEILVAAGKYKESITIQKDVTITAKVAEHVLIEGIVIVPKTKHLTLENITLHPTTQIYVEGSITLTNCVLNGSLSNVLLSLNGGKAHAEKCNFIGAIDVAVVLLNKSSVKLYNCYFESNKKTHLLIDNSSIELKNCELLKANHAIWLKNASDAQLDNVKMHHHSGTQLIIQAASTLHMQGCGIEHGEGNGIYASEESKILINNTVMQHHALPQLWIQNSELQLSNSIIQHGNESGLMLRECSEATITNTSFSFHKIANVQLTLASLLNMTSCQIYSCQGVGMQLKDKSIANFSETVFADNELPQLFLSEQSICTLKDTTIKDGKQVGIFVEKSSSCSVVTSTINNQENTAIIVIDAEMFILDSTIQENKGNGILSVKGANTTIEGCKFSNNEMPHIAGKEHATVSISHSELISGKGIFMVDSCQLNVSETTIKDGTGVQVEIVGQTKASIYKSRISGGDSNGIKVLKDATMHIIESQVTTHKLPQIIVNDSSVIFKNSELLHGERNGFIIENHAEAFIQDSFISNHMYPQIWIDLDSAVELSATQLTDGHESDIYVQNNSTLHANNCIIQNDKYNFNVQAVNHSKIDLVHTTVENSIGNIFYSENNSQITHTLDELN; this comes from the coding sequence ATGCCGATAATTAAAGTGTCTACCTCTGTTTTTTCTATGATTAAAACAGTCGAACGCGCCGTACAAAAAGCAAATTATGGCGATGAAATTTTAGTGGCAGCCGGTAAATATAAGGAATCCATAACAATCCAGAAAGATGTCACGATTACCGCAAAGGTGGCAGAGCATGTATTAATTGAAGGTATTGTGATTGTTCCCAAAACAAAACATTTAACGTTAGAAAATATCACCCTTCATCCCACTACACAAATCTATGTCGAAGGTTCCATTACATTAACAAATTGCGTGCTAAATGGCTCACTGTCAAATGTATTGCTTTCTTTAAACGGTGGTAAAGCTCATGCAGAAAAGTGCAATTTTATCGGGGCGATAGATGTAGCAGTGGTATTGCTTAATAAAAGTTCTGTGAAATTGTACAATTGCTATTTCGAAAGCAATAAAAAGACACATTTATTAATTGATAATTCTTCAATTGAATTAAAAAATTGCGAACTATTAAAAGCAAACCATGCCATTTGGTTAAAAAATGCTTCCGATGCACAACTAGATAATGTCAAAATGCATCATCATTCTGGAACACAATTGATTATCCAAGCCGCCTCTACCCTTCATATGCAAGGTTGTGGAATTGAACATGGTGAAGGTAATGGTATATATGCATCAGAGGAATCAAAAATTCTAATTAATAATACCGTTATGCAGCATCACGCCTTACCACAGCTATGGATTCAAAATAGTGAGCTACAATTATCAAATAGTATAATCCAACACGGCAACGAATCTGGTCTCATGCTGCGTGAATGTTCAGAAGCAACTATTACGAATACATCCTTTTCTTTTCATAAAATTGCAAACGTTCAGCTAACATTGGCCTCACTATTAAATATGACAAGTTGCCAAATTTATAGCTGTCAAGGTGTGGGCATGCAATTAAAAGATAAATCGATTGCTAACTTTAGCGAAACCGTATTTGCAGATAATGAATTACCGCAATTATTTTTATCAGAGCAATCTATTTGTACGTTGAAAGACACAACAATCAAGGACGGCAAACAAGTGGGGATATTTGTAGAAAAAAGTTCTTCTTGCTCGGTAGTTACAAGCACCATTAATAATCAAGAAAATACCGCCATAATAGTGATTGATGCTGAAATGTTCATTTTGGATTCAACAATTCAAGAAAATAAAGGGAATGGCATTTTATCAGTCAAAGGTGCTAATACTACAATTGAAGGATGCAAATTTAGCAACAACGAAATGCCCCATATTGCTGGTAAGGAGCATGCCACTGTGTCGATTTCCCATAGTGAATTAATCAGCGGTAAGGGGATTTTTATGGTAGATAGCTGTCAATTGAATGTCTCAGAAACGACCATTAAAGATGGCACAGGAGTACAAGTTGAAATTGTCGGACAGACAAAAGCGTCTATTTATAAATCACGTATAAGTGGTGGTGATAGTAACGGCATTAAAGTATTGAAGGATGCAACGATGCATATTATCGAAAGCCAAGTAACGACACATAAATTGCCACAAATCATCGTTAATGATAGCTCGGTCATTTTCAAAAATAGTGAATTATTGCACGGAGAACGGAACGGCTTTATCATCGAAAATCACGCAGAAGCATTTATTCAAGATTCATTTATATCAAATCACATGTACCCGCAAATATGGATTGATTTAGATTCGGCTGTCGAACTATCGGCTACACAACTAACAGATGGTCATGAATCAGATATTTATGTACAAAACAACTCAACACTTCATGCAAATAATTGTATTATTCAAAATGATAAATATAACTTTAACGTACAAGCGGTCAATCATTCAAAAATCGACTTAGTTCATACAACGGTTGAAAACTCCATTGGTAATATATTTTACAGTGAAAACAATAGCCAAATTACACATACTTTAGATGAATTAAATTAA